A genomic segment from Flavobacterium litorale encodes:
- the gldA gene encoding gliding motility-associated ABC transporter ATP-binding subunit GldA yields the protein MSIAVKDISKSYGTQQALDAVSFTINKGEIVGFLGPNGAGKSTLMKILTTYLSSDSGTALVNNSDVALQPKAVQQAIGYLPEHNPLYLDLYVREYLSFNADVYKVAKNRIEEVIALTGLTPEANKKIGQLSKGYRQRVGLATALLHDPEVLILDEPTTGLDPNQLVEIRELIKNIGKDKTVFLSTHIMQEVEAICDRVIIINKGKVVTDRKLSSLRDGDSQIIEVGFDYRIEEPLIATIPHLVSYKNTFDFTWELTFSTDKDMRPAIFDFAHDNGLKILQLNQKNKNLEALFRELTTSED from the coding sequence ATGTCAATAGCGGTTAAAGATATTTCTAAAAGTTATGGTACGCAGCAAGCACTCGATGCTGTTTCGTTTACGATTAATAAGGGTGAAATTGTTGGTTTTTTGGGTCCGAATGGAGCAGGAAAATCGACTTTAATGAAGATATTAACCACTTACTTGAGTTCCGACTCAGGTACTGCATTGGTAAACAATAGTGATGTAGCCTTGCAACCCAAAGCGGTGCAGCAAGCTATAGGATATTTACCCGAACATAATCCGTTATATCTGGATTTGTATGTACGTGAGTATTTAAGTTTTAATGCCGATGTATACAAAGTAGCTAAAAACCGTATTGAGGAAGTAATAGCACTAACGGGTTTAACACCTGAGGCGAATAAAAAAATTGGACAACTCTCTAAAGGATACCGCCAACGGGTAGGGCTTGCTACAGCATTGTTACATGACCCCGAAGTATTAATATTGGACGAGCCTACTACGGGGCTTGACCCCAACCAGCTTGTAGAAATTCGTGAATTAATTAAAAATATTGGTAAGGACAAAACAGTATTTTTATCTACGCATATTATGCAAGAGGTAGAAGCTATTTGTGATAGGGTTATTATTATTAATAAGGGTAAAGTGGTTACCGACCGAAAATTGAGCAGCCTGCGAGACGGCGATAGTCAAATAATTGAAGTTGGTTTTGATTACAGAATAGAAGAACCTCTTATAGCAACCATTCCGCATTTGGTATCGTATAAAAATACGTTTGATTTTACGTGGGAGCTTACTTTTAGTACCGATAAGGATATGCGCCCTGCAATATTTGATTTTGCACACGATAACGGACTAAAAATACTACAACTTAACCAAAAGAATAAAAATTTAGAGGCGTTGTTTAGAGAGTTAACAACCTCAGAAGATTAA